Proteins encoded in a region of the Halorussus sp. MSC15.2 genome:
- a CDS encoding oxidoreductase, giving the protein MSLRCSLLGHSYGEAEIEREREEQGSEVVVTVREFEECERCGDRKVVTENKEVTALDSPTPDLESAESSAGASAGAGGGADTNAESDVSVAPEASASPDVGVDAPADGDDAEIIGGSSDSDESSESVASSASTSADATDTATDTADDFDSSQSAADDDGVILDDDDEDPTEGDRTPGEWPDAETTHPAETERSGSGEWPAVGREDEGYDAEPDDGSNADVEFGGGLTPESASGVADDETEEVEFVNADGDTLRAQDGAERTTELSSGISAGAEAPSLSGPADGPDVDAEFVCPECDYRASVAGSSLRAGDICPECARGYLAQE; this is encoded by the coding sequence ATGAGTCTCAGGTGTTCGCTCCTCGGTCACAGTTACGGGGAGGCAGAAATCGAACGGGAACGCGAGGAGCAGGGCAGCGAAGTCGTGGTCACTGTCCGGGAGTTCGAGGAGTGTGAGCGGTGCGGCGACCGGAAGGTCGTCACCGAGAACAAGGAAGTCACCGCGCTCGACTCGCCCACCCCGGACCTCGAATCCGCGGAGTCGTCGGCGGGGGCGAGCGCAGGGGCCGGTGGGGGTGCAGACACGAACGCGGAGTCCGACGTGAGTGTCGCTCCCGAAGCGAGTGCCAGTCCCGACGTCGGAGTCGATGCACCCGCGGACGGAGACGACGCCGAAATCATCGGGGGGTCGTCCGACTCGGACGAGTCGTCCGAGTCGGTCGCATCCTCCGCGTCCACGTCCGCCGACGCTACGGACACCGCCACTGATACCGCGGACGACTTCGACTCGTCGCAGTCCGCGGCGGACGACGACGGCGTCATTCTGGACGACGACGACGAGGACCCGACCGAGGGCGACCGCACGCCCGGCGAGTGGCCCGACGCCGAAACCACCCACCCGGCGGAGACCGAACGGAGCGGGTCCGGCGAGTGGCCCGCCGTCGGCCGAGAGGACGAGGGATACGACGCCGAACCCGACGACGGTTCCAACGCCGACGTGGAGTTCGGCGGCGGACTCACGCCGGAGTCTGCGTCGGGCGTGGCCGACGACGAGACGGAAGAAGTCGAGTTCGTCAACGCCGACGGCGACACGCTCCGGGCACAGGACGGTGCCGAGCGCACCACCGAACTCTCGTCGGGCATCTCCGCTGGCGCGGAAGCGCCCTCGCTCTCGGGTCCGGCCGACGGTCCCGACGTGGACGCCGAGTTCGTCTGCCCCGAGTGCGACTACCGCGCCAGCGTCGCCGGGTCGTCGCTCCGCGCGGGCGACATCTGTCCCGAGTGCGCTCGGGGGTACCTCGCGCAGGAATAG
- a CDS encoding SHOCT domain-containing protein: MEREETDIDNIVEAAKGDSVGKELLTDSGKVRTGLLSKSKYRSILSHLDEGEQPHFIERYEEGPHQIGELPRYKEGWMKTTVVTDRRVFFYSTEHHYGVPFEKISEIRTEDNLTVIHSGGQKATFPMFPSRRQSAAEHIRQRMYDLQGGASNTETTPSTTERLAELSQMHDEGLIDDAEYERKKKEMLDDL; encoded by the coding sequence ATGGAGAGAGAAGAGACAGATATCGACAATATAGTGGAAGCCGCAAAAGGCGATTCCGTCGGTAAAGAACTCCTGACTGATAGCGGCAAAGTCAGAACGGGACTACTGTCGAAGTCGAAGTATCGTTCCATCCTCTCTCATCTGGACGAGGGAGAACAACCACACTTCATCGAGCGATACGAAGAAGGGCCGCATCAAATAGGAGAGTTACCCCGGTACAAAGAAGGATGGATGAAGACGACAGTCGTAACCGACCGTCGAGTGTTTTTCTATTCCACCGAACACCACTACGGAGTCCCGTTCGAGAAAATAAGCGAAATACGGACCGAGGATAATCTAACAGTCATCCACTCTGGTGGGCAAAAGGCTACATTTCCCATGTTCCCTTCGAGGCGTCAATCCGCCGCCGAGCACATTCGACAGCGCATGTACGATTTGCAAGGAGGAGCGTCGAACACGGAAACGACGCCCTCAACTACCGAGCGCTTGGCGGAACTCTCTCAAATGCACGACGAGGGCTTGATAGACGACGCCGAGTACGAGAGAAAAAAGAAGGAGATGCTCGACGACTTGTAA
- a CDS encoding rhomboid family intramembrane serine protease gives MSYRYDEPEGAERERSGGLAASPTVQTLAVFLLVFAVQTVVGVVSRRLAVGLFVLAPPVSVRPWTLLASVYAHANPTHLLSNAVVLVLVGFAVERVTSTWRFHVFFAGVGMLAGLSQVAVTGLLGRPTPVLGASGAVFGLLGYLLAGNPVTDAVLGRLPLSPRARVALLFAVAAGATLLTAAPGVALVAHFTGFALGLVAGRVRLLRV, from the coding sequence GTGAGCTACCGGTACGACGAACCCGAGGGTGCCGAGCGCGAACGGTCGGGAGGACTCGCCGCCAGCCCGACGGTCCAGACGCTCGCGGTGTTCCTGCTGGTCTTCGCCGTCCAGACCGTCGTCGGGGTCGTCTCCAGACGACTCGCGGTCGGGTTGTTCGTCCTCGCGCCGCCGGTGTCGGTCCGGCCGTGGACTCTGCTCGCCAGCGTCTACGCTCACGCGAATCCCACACATCTCCTCTCGAACGCCGTGGTCCTCGTGCTGGTCGGCTTCGCCGTCGAGCGCGTGACGTCCACGTGGCGCTTCCACGTTTTCTTCGCCGGCGTCGGGATGCTCGCGGGTCTCTCTCAGGTGGCGGTCACGGGACTACTCGGTCGGCCGACTCCGGTTCTCGGTGCGAGCGGTGCGGTCTTCGGTCTGCTCGGTTACTTGCTCGCGGGCAACCCCGTCACCGACGCGGTGTTAGGACGACTTCCGCTGAGTCCTCGGGCGCGCGTCGCGCTCCTGTTCGCGGTGGCCGCGGGCGCGACGCTGCTCACCGCCGCGCCGGGCGTGGCGCTGGTCGCTCACTTCACCGGCTTCGCGCTCGGTCTCGTTGCCGGCCGGGTCAGACTTCTCCGAGTGTGA
- the rpsJ gene encoding 30S ribosomal protein S10, with protein sequence MQQARVRLAGTSPEDLDDICDDVREIANKTGVSLSGPIPLPTKTLEVPTRKSPDGEGTATWEHWEMRVHKRLIDIDADERALRQLMRIQVPNDVSIEIVLED encoded by the coding sequence ATGCAGCAAGCACGCGTCCGACTGGCGGGAACCAGTCCCGAAGACCTCGACGACATCTGTGACGACGTTCGCGAAATCGCGAACAAGACGGGTGTCTCGCTGTCGGGTCCCATCCCGCTACCGACCAAGACGCTGGAGGTACCCACCCGCAAGTCCCCCGACGGTGAGGGGACCGCGACGTGGGAACACTGGGAGATGCGCGTCCACAAGCGTCTCATCGACATCGACGCCGACGAACGCGCGCTCCGTCAGCTCATGCGGATTCAGGTTCCGAACGACGTGAGCATCGAAATCGTCCTCGAGGACTGA